One Synechococcus sp. PROS-9-1 DNA window includes the following coding sequences:
- a CDS encoding DUF760 domain-containing protein: MFNPEFLTTDSQDGQPVNSLIQYLQDQSPDVLQRVARSASNDIQDIIRHNVQGLLGMLPGEQFEVKVTANRDNLANMLASAMMTGYFLRQMEQRKELEETLFADDEMAVNPDDDLNL, translated from the coding sequence ATGTTCAATCCAGAGTTCCTAACCACGGATAGCCAGGACGGCCAGCCCGTTAACAGCTTGATCCAATATCTCCAGGACCAATCGCCGGACGTGTTGCAGCGTGTGGCACGTTCAGCTAGCAACGATATTCAAGACATCATTCGCCACAACGTGCAGGGTTTACTTGGCATGCTTCCCGGCGAGCAGTTTGAGGTGAAAGTCACGGCGAATCGCGACAACCTGGCGAACATGTTGGCTTCCGCGATGATGACTGGATATTTTCTGCGTCAGATGGAACAGCGCAAGGAATTAGAAGAAACGCTTTTCGCTGACGATGAAATGGCTGTAAATCCAGACGATGATCTCAATCTTTAA
- a CDS encoding DUF3721 domain-containing protein, giving the protein MNKTETLMSVAIALVAVFVGSSPALAHGKGLYSTEAEAQARADEIGCITVHQNNGKWMPCADERELHQQLRKQ; this is encoded by the coding sequence ATGAACAAGACCGAGACATTGATGTCAGTTGCGATTGCTCTGGTGGCAGTCTTTGTAGGGAGCAGCCCAGCGCTTGCCCATGGCAAAGGCCTCTACTCCACTGAGGCCGAGGCTCAAGCGCGAGCCGATGAAATTGGCTGTATAACCGTCCATCAAAACAATGGGAAATGGATGCCTTGTGCGGATGAACGAGAACTGCACCAACAACTACGCAAGCAATGA
- the lepB gene encoding signal peptidase I, producing MAPTPNSEPKRNSWKGLLVWVALALLLRWQVIEPRWIPSGSMLPTLQLQDRILVEKITPRLNRQRHKPIGLDQIVVFAVPPQLVEAGYDANAALIKRVVGRPGDTIEVRGGQLLRNNTPVPENWKPAAMDYDQGTLSVPEGQYWVLGDNRNASLDSHIWGALPDERVIGTAVWRYWPLNRFGPIRFSHQDSEVSQIAAAIGSND from the coding sequence ATGGCACCCACTCCCAACTCAGAACCCAAGCGCAACAGTTGGAAAGGTCTGCTGGTGTGGGTGGCGTTGGCCCTGCTCCTGCGTTGGCAGGTGATCGAACCCCGCTGGATTCCTTCCGGTTCGATGTTGCCCACCTTGCAGTTGCAAGACCGGATCCTGGTGGAGAAAATCACACCTCGGCTCAATCGGCAGCGCCACAAACCGATTGGCCTGGACCAAATCGTGGTGTTTGCCGTGCCCCCCCAGCTTGTGGAGGCTGGCTACGACGCCAATGCTGCCCTAATCAAGCGTGTGGTTGGACGGCCTGGAGACACGATTGAAGTGCGTGGCGGCCAGTTGCTGCGCAACAACACTCCAGTGCCAGAAAACTGGAAGCCTGCGGCGATGGATTACGACCAGGGGACGCTGAGCGTGCCGGAAGGGCAGTACTGGGTGCTGGGTGACAACCGCAATGCCAGCCTCGATTCCCATATTTGGGGAGCGCTGCCTGATGAGCGGGTGATTGGAACCGCGGTATGGCGTTATTGGCCCTTGAACCGGTTCGGTCCGATTCGGTTCTCACACCAAGATTCAGAGGTGTCGCAGATTGCAGCTGCGATAGGGTCAAACGACTGA
- a CDS encoding DUF4336 domain-containing protein: protein MTQSGSVTKTDQHWPWWPLLPLYPYGKRATHVEELIPGQVWSFEQLQGIYYVAVPIRLTVVKVPGGLMLVNPLPPTAELLTGLRALEAEHGPVCTIVLPTASGLEHKLPLGPLARKFPKAEVWVCPGQWSFPVRLPLSWLGVPAARTKVFLSDGVPHPEVCQWISLGPLDLGVGRFQEISCLHQPSGALLITDALVGIHASPPAIFDRDPTPLLFHARDRGDQPLTDSPEARRRGWARLVLFASYLRPHCLHVPPIAELLRHAFRPGLRSWKTHFGVYPFDWQTGWHEDAAALMGDETAKLQVAPVLERLVLPRAQQAINTWLQELESKSNLRWLIPAHYSAPLAFSTQQASALRSELQQKNWAPNEGNWTFLSGIDQRLLELGFVPKNPLKKTDLSTNQSID from the coding sequence GTGACTCAATCCGGTTCTGTAACGAAAACCGATCAACACTGGCCTTGGTGGCCGCTGCTGCCGCTGTATCCCTACGGCAAGCGCGCCACCCACGTTGAAGAGCTGATTCCCGGCCAGGTGTGGAGCTTTGAGCAACTCCAGGGCATCTATTACGTAGCGGTGCCAATTCGGCTCACCGTGGTGAAGGTCCCTGGCGGCTTGATGCTGGTGAATCCGCTCCCCCCCACTGCTGAATTGCTCACTGGCCTTAGGGCCCTAGAAGCGGAGCATGGGCCCGTGTGCACGATCGTGTTGCCCACCGCATCCGGCCTAGAGCACAAGCTGCCGCTCGGCCCGCTCGCTCGCAAGTTTCCTAAGGCTGAAGTCTGGGTGTGTCCAGGCCAGTGGAGTTTTCCGGTGCGGCTTCCCCTGAGCTGGCTCGGGGTGCCGGCAGCACGCACCAAAGTTTTTCTCAGCGATGGCGTTCCCCATCCCGAGGTCTGCCAATGGATCTCGCTTGGCCCCCTCGATCTCGGTGTAGGCCGTTTTCAGGAGATCAGCTGCCTGCATCAACCCAGTGGCGCCCTGTTGATTACGGATGCCCTAGTGGGCATTCACGCCTCACCACCCGCGATCTTTGATCGCGATCCCACGCCTCTGCTGTTTCATGCGCGCGATCGGGGTGATCAACCCCTCACTGATTCGCCAGAGGCGCGCCGGCGTGGTTGGGCCCGGTTGGTGCTGTTTGCCTCCTATCTCCGGCCCCATTGCTTGCACGTGCCGCCGATCGCCGAGCTGTTGCGTCATGCCTTCCGGCCAGGGTTGCGGTCATGGAAAACCCACTTCGGGGTGTATCCCTTCGATTGGCAAACCGGCTGGCATGAAGATGCTGCGGCCTTAATGGGGGACGAAACCGCCAAGTTGCAGGTGGCTCCAGTGCTGGAACGGCTGGTGTTACCGCGAGCCCAACAAGCGATCAACACTTGGCTTCAAGAACTGGAATCCAAATCGAATCTGCGCTGGTTGATCCCCGCTCACTACAGCGCGCCGCTTGCGTTTAGCACGCAACAGGCATCCGCGTTGCGATCGGAACTACAACAGAAAAACTGGGCACCCAATGAAGGAAATTGGACCTTCCTCAGTGGTATCGATCAGCGGCTTTTAGAGCTTGGATTTGTGCCGAAAAATCCGTTAAAAAAGACTGATCTTTCTACAAACCAGTCCATCGATTAA